A stretch of DNA from Ricinus communis isolate WT05 ecotype wild-type chromosome 4, ASM1957865v1, whole genome shotgun sequence:
CACTGCCCAATCCCTCATCTCTTTCTCCATGCTTAgcattaaacaaaaattatctTATCAAACTAATAGAAAAGGCTGATTACTTGTTCTGGCCACCAAAAATcctagtaattaaataatattatttatttgatattaaattattaaacgCTCCTCCCAAGTTAATAGAGGTAGAAATTAACCAAATAATGACTAGTTTTGGTTAAAAGGGAATTTTTGCATTGCGGCAATACTCGTCAATAGTCTAGTTTTTGTTATCGGCGGACAGCGGTGCGGCTCTTACATCATATATTCGGCCTGAAATTTGCATTGGGAAAAGGGGGCAAACGTCAGATATTGAAACGAATCACGGCATAGCAGATGGATTTTAGCGAAAGGCCTAAACGGGCCCGTTAGCTATTATTGTCCTGATATGCTGTCCTCATATCCATCAAAACAATTGTCAACGTGCAATCAAAGTGGCCCCATCGCATTCACATGTAAATGGCATTGGTCCCTTAACTACTACTAGTCTGTGTGCTCTGTGGTTTGCTTGAAAACACGAGCCAGTGGCTAATGGCTGCACCGGTCCCCAACTTGCATATGGTAGCAGCATTTAATTAATGAAACGATGAGTTAATCATTATTAACAGTGCTGAAAAGTGCAGATTTAATCTCACtatgtattaattatcaacaccCTTGTTAACTTTACTTTACTTTTTGAACATAGTTTCAGATGGAAATAAACGATCTTATCCATGATTGTATAATACTGGTTATGATTTTATATCCCAATaggttaatttttaattgcaGTTTTCCATTAGCAAGTAATATGTGTATTTCACTCTGATTAATTCATTAACAAAAATTGTGTACTTTTTTTtccccatatatatataattgattcgATAAACTACAAGTGCCtatctttaataatatgaaaaattttgacaaatctGAAAGCAGTGAAAACATTcaggaaaatgaaaatgaaaatttatgcctttaaattttatttttttttccaaaaagaaAGTGATAGTGTTTGTACAAACCACTACTTTAACATGGCTAAGGACTTCAAGGATCTAGATAAGGCCATCCAAAACTTGAAATATAAGTTGGGAGCTTGTGGCCAGAAAAACAATTACCTGACAACATCATTACCGTCACTTCCCTAGCTCCACAAATGTTATCTGGCAATTTTCTTGAACTTATTCCTACACAAGGCGAGCCACTTTAACTTCTGAGGTTGAAAGTAGCCAACAGGCAGAGAACCTGTAAATGTGTTGTCTGATAAGATTATGTTCAATATTCAATTCTGCTAACCACTCAAGAAAGATTCATTTCAGGTTATTACTGCTCAAGTCCAAATACAAAAGATTGGTTTGGATGGACAACCAAGTAGGAAAATCTATCTTTGAAGATTGCAAgaaatttaatcatattaacATGCCTTTTGGAATTGTGCTCAAATTTTTCGAAAGGCTTAATACTCTTCAAATTGAATAACCAGGCTGGAGTCTCATCTGATAACAAATTGCTGCTAAACATAAGTAATTTCTACCAGGTTAAGTTCTGGACTGGGGGAGGAGTTCATCCCTTGCTTATTTGCTATACGCTAGCTGTTTTCATCCTTGATTCTACATTCATAATACGAATTGCATTCTTAAGAGGGCAATTGACTTGACCTTGGGACATGGGTCATGGATGATTATTGGAGGGGAACTAAAGGcaggtaaaaagaaaaagtgcaATTGGGAATGCAGACtttgcttttcctttttgttgaTAATGTATGCAGAGTTTAGTCATCGAACAACAACAGATCTTTCAGAGGTAGCTTCGAAGCAAATGCATGAAAATTGATGGTCTCAACCGTCAAACCCAAACGTGTCTGTAATTAGTTTCTATTTGTTCCTAATGTGTGGGTTGTTGTTTTGGACTGTCCAATTTGTAATAAACTGGGCCAGTTTTGGTTGATATTATTACGCCTGTCTGAAACTGGCCCAAACCCAACTCAAACAAACCATTGGtacttcttccttttttgaaaattaaccATTGgtattttaagttattattcTGTACGTTCTTTTAACtcttaaatattcattaatatttgcagtagaaaaaaaaatgtttttttttttaaataaaccaTTAGTACTTTAAGTTCTTATTCTGTACGTTCCTTTAACTCTTAAAGATGCATTTAATATTTGCAGTAGATAAagaattgtttctttttcttttcacttgaTGAAATTGTGCTTTCTACATCCACCACTACATAAACTCTTTCACTTATGTTAAATAAATACGATGGaagtagaaaataattgaaatttaaatagaaatgaaGCCATTAGATACAAGTAAAACTAGTGGAGCAAGTGGCAACGTGTACCACGAGCCTAATTCTTAATAGACGACTGCAACTAAATCAACCCTTTTTTTTCCATCTTCCTGGCTGCTCCACGTTTTTCACGTCACTACTGTGACGACACTACGCTTACCGACTCCAACGTCACTCTCTCCCTCACCGCCGTCCACTACATCCCTAGAATAAAACCGGATGCACCTCCCCccaaagaaaaagcaaaagaaaaaaaaaacaccatTCAATCCCATAATTCTGAAACTtctaaattattcttttttttttcttcaacaGTACGACACTATCTTTTAACTTATCCATGAAGGCGGAGAAGAGAAAGCGGGAGACTGACGGCAAGGAAGTAGTTGGTGCTCCGGTGGACGACGATGAAGTGGAGGAGTTCTTCACGATTTTAAGGAGAATACACGTGGCAGTCAAGTACTttgagaataataataataggaGCAGTAAAAACAATTGCAAGAGATGGAAAACGAGGTCGTTTGAGAAAGAGGTAATTGAGGATGTCAATAGTGGCCGCGTTGAGCTACGATGGAGGAAGGAGAAGGAGGAGAGTTTTGTTGGTGAGAATACGGGTTTGGATCTCAACTCGGATCCTCCACCATCTGAAGATAACTCCGCTTAACTGTTTTACAGCTGTCAACAACCTTAAACACTTTCTGCAaccttttatttcctttttcctcttcctttttctttgacaACTATTTTGCTGCTTACGAGAATCCATAATTATGTCCTttcgaaaaagaaaagaattcataattatgtcaataaattatatgtaCGAGCACATGGCTGAATCCACCACTGACTAATGAGTGTTCTGAATTTGGATGTAAACAGAAGAATTATTGTGCTCTATATCgaacattattttctttagcaGATTTAATGTTATTCTGAATTTagtatttcttattttatttttacgaATAGAAAACTGATCATTCGAATGTGTAATTTAAATTGGTAAAACCCATAATTTTCTCCCTTATTTCTTTCTATCGGTGTTTAGGgagatttaattattactgGAACTCATTCAATAAAGCTAATAATTTGACTTCTAATTCTTTTACTATTGAGCATTTCAATTAAAAGTTTGTACTATGTAAgcatttccttttcctttttaacgTATTGAGATAGTAGCTCAggcctctctttctctctaaAACCTTTATTCTCATCAACAAATTGGATTTTCTTTAATCAATTGGATCCGTTTAGAGATATTTCTAAAGTCGATTtgtgattttataaaatcactTATTACAAACTGAcgattaatagaaaaaattttattatatatttcttaattttttatttttcatgctAAGATATACTATTTATCtctttaaatgaaatattcatattcttaaaaaagtCTTTTTTCACTATATATgttatagttattttatagaaatatcTTTGAGATAGTTGTAAAATTTGAgtttttaactttataatgTTTTAAGTTACAGGTATAGTTATACACTAATTATTGATAATCTAGTGAATTATTCATTTTGTATTTCTAGAATACTTTAATCTCAATAAAGAATATACTaacttgtttatatatatataacataccaaaactatatattgctctctatttataatctattatTTAAGAAACTAATACGCACGaaatatgttttttctttttggtgatTATTAATTCCTCTAGTTCATGTCCCTCAGTCTACGGTCTTGttatcttatttataaaaacaaaacaacaaaattttgattattagctttcattcaattaaaagttttatcaaatgaaaatatactatttggaggactaattaaaaaacaataagTAATAAAGTCTAAGggctaattttgaattttgccTACATTGTCAAAGCAGTATGTTACTCTCTTCGTAATATACCATCAGAGGAGGAATGCAtgtctaaatatataaatcttattcatattatcaaattttaatttaatttaatttaataaacatttaaatttaatttttataatttcatatttaattttcaatttaacctaATATTCACTCgcactttatttcttttaataacaTTTAAATACTTGTATGTTGTATACACAAACGTATTGAATAAAACtgtattatcaaaaaatattaaatattcataaataaataaaaaagagttgagctttcttataaattacattaaaagttatgatattaaaatgaaaaaatgatCAAAATTTAGATGTCTATGTGTTCGGCCTATCATCAAATAAGGATATAATAACAACAATCCGTGTAGTTCTAAACTAGTTAATGTAGCCCTAAAGTTCTACTCAAGTACTGCAATTGTTTTATtactattctttttaattaatgatttttaaaatgcTATGAACGATTTAgcaatatcttttttatactCTTGCAATTGCgcctttttaattaattgaatttttaatgatacTGTATGCTCCTCCAAGCTTGAATGTTGCACGTCATGCCCAAAAACAGTTTCAGTcccaaataatatataatatacagATTGTAAAGAGTATAGAAACAAAGGAAAAATGGATGTTGTAGTTTCATATTCATGATCCATAGTTGGTGTCTGCGTAGCTGGTTGTTAATATTATTGAGGTAAGTGGGCCGTTCCAACCTCAAATCATGAAAGCATTTTGCAGTCTATTATTAGCCAGAAAGGGGTTTGCTGTTTAATGTGAGCCTCGTTTAGCCCACAGACCTATTTGTAACATGTTATTTACGACAAAACATGTTGCGAGCCCTCAACGACCCACTGCAGAAGTTAGAAACCGGTAATAAGCACCCGTCTGATATAAAAGTTTCAGGTTGAAATGATTATCCATGTAGACAAACC
This window harbors:
- the LOC8285793 gene encoding uncharacterized protein LOC8285793 — its product is MKAEKRKRETDGKEVVGAPVDDDEVEEFFTILRRIHVAVKYFENNNNRSSKNNCKRWKTRSFEKEVIEDVNSGRVELRWRKEKEESFVGENTGLDLNSDPPPSEDNSA